The following coding sequences lie in one Mucilaginibacter sp. KACC 22773 genomic window:
- a CDS encoding glycoside hydrolase family 43 protein, protein MIKKTVLIQLIALLTVRAGVANAQTKLDINAKQFFLFSYFVEQDAGVNLAISTNGINWLPVNHGKVVATPQVGEKLIRDPSINLGADGIFRMVWTTGWKGKNIGYAESKDPAKWGDEKAIPVGSGIDSTNNCWAPEIFFNPQKKNYMIYWSSNIGPWKKGGEGRIYFVTTKDFKVFSKPAVLFRNGSPAGGAAGNQGPIDAFIYKDHKRYLLFYKKDDNTHIPNIYYRASQSPEGPWGDEHGPVTPSTGDEGPSIVKIGSNYCMFTDPFESDFAYMFTSKDLNTWKRQPTDLKMAHGTVIEISKQTALKLLNE, encoded by the coding sequence ATGATAAAAAAAACGGTACTTATTCAACTGATCGCCTTGCTGACAGTGCGCGCCGGCGTAGCTAATGCGCAAACAAAACTCGATATCAATGCGAAGCAATTTTTCCTTTTTTCGTATTTTGTTGAGCAGGACGCCGGTGTTAACCTTGCTATAAGCACAAATGGTATAAATTGGCTGCCCGTTAACCACGGAAAGGTTGTAGCAACACCACAGGTGGGCGAAAAGCTGATCAGGGACCCCAGCATCAACCTGGGAGCAGATGGAATTTTCCGGATGGTATGGACCACAGGGTGGAAAGGTAAGAACATTGGCTATGCCGAATCCAAAGATCCGGCAAAATGGGGAGATGAAAAAGCCATTCCTGTAGGTTCAGGTATAGATAGTACCAACAATTGCTGGGCACCCGAAATATTTTTTAACCCTCAAAAGAAAAACTACATGATCTATTGGTCGTCAAATATCGGTCCGTGGAAAAAAGGAGGAGAAGGCAGGATATATTTTGTAACTACAAAGGATTTCAAGGTATTTAGCAAGCCCGCTGTTCTTTTCCGCAACGGATCGCCGGCGGGCGGTGCAGCCGGCAACCAGGGGCCGATAGATGCTTTTATTTATAAGGACCACAAACGCTACCTTTTATTTTATAAAAAGGACGATAACACCCATATTCCTAATATTTATTATCGGGCCAGCCAGAGCCCTGAAGGGCCCTGGGGCGATGAACATGGGCCGGTGACCCCATCAACAGGTGATGAAGGCCCGTCGATAGTAAAAATAGGTTCAAACTATTGCATGTTTACAGATCCCTTCGAGAGCGATTTTGCCTACATGTTTACCTCGAAAGATCTGAACACTTGGAAACGCCAACCAACTGATCTTAAAATGGCGCACGGAACGGTTATCGAAATTTCTAAACAAACAGCCCTTAAACTATTGAACGAATAA
- a CDS encoding M16 family metallopeptidase, which yields MDYQAHTLANGIRILYKQSPFTITHCCFIVNAGSRDEANRQEGLAHFIEHLLFKETERRNTNQILNRLELVGADLNAYTTKEYTCIHASLLNQHLERAIDLFEDILFHSTFPEDEQEKERGVILDEIASYLDQPEEAIQDDFEELLFKDHPFGKNILGTPETVGRMNSDDMRAFIKANYSTSEMIFAVHGNYDFKKVVKLCEKYFGGIEAHHPKKNRIAPKANNSGIVIVKKPISQTHCIIGGQAYPSSHRHKYGLLLLNNLLGGMGMSSRLNLEIREKYGIAYTIESNYTPFSDTGIFSVYFGTDNEKAEKASRLVHKELKKLRDQKLGTLQLHQAKQKFIGQIALAEENRISLIISMAKSLLDFNHIDTLEDIFDKINAVTAEQLLEIGNEIFDNDRLITLKFEPK from the coding sequence ATCGACTACCAGGCCCACACCTTAGCCAATGGCATCCGTATTTTGTACAAACAATCGCCATTTACCATAACGCATTGCTGCTTTATTGTAAACGCAGGCTCGCGCGATGAAGCCAACCGGCAGGAAGGCCTTGCCCATTTTATTGAACACCTGTTGTTTAAAGAAACAGAACGGCGCAACACCAACCAGATCCTGAACCGGCTGGAACTTGTTGGCGCCGATTTAAACGCTTATACCACCAAAGAATATACCTGCATCCATGCCTCATTGCTTAATCAGCACCTGGAACGGGCTATTGATTTGTTTGAGGATATTCTGTTCCATTCGACCTTCCCCGAAGATGAACAGGAAAAAGAACGCGGCGTAATACTTGACGAGATAGCTTCATACCTCGATCAGCCCGAAGAAGCCATACAAGACGACTTTGAGGAATTGCTGTTTAAGGACCATCCTTTTGGTAAAAACATTTTGGGTACACCTGAAACCGTTGGCCGTATGAACAGCGATGATATGCGGGCCTTTATTAAAGCCAATTACAGCACATCCGAAATGATATTTGCTGTACATGGCAACTACGATTTTAAGAAGGTAGTAAAGCTGTGCGAAAAATATTTCGGCGGGATAGAGGCTCATCACCCCAAAAAAAACAGGATTGCACCAAAGGCAAATAACAGCGGCATTGTAATTGTTAAAAAGCCAATATCGCAAACGCATTGCATTATTGGCGGGCAGGCTTACCCATCATCTCATCGGCATAAATACGGGTTATTACTGCTTAATAACTTGTTGGGCGGCATGGGGATGAGCAGCCGCTTAAATCTCGAGATCCGCGAAAAGTATGGCATCGCTTACACCATCGAATCAAACTATACCCCGTTTAGCGATACCGGTATTTTCTCTGTTTACTTTGGCACGGATAACGAAAAGGCCGAAAAGGCATCGCGCCTGGTACACAAGGAACTGAAGAAGCTACGCGATCAAAAGCTGGGCACCCTGCAGTTGCACCAGGCCAAGCAAAAGTTTATTGGGCAAATAGCTCTTGCCGAAGAGAACCGCATAAGCCTGATTATATCAATGGCCAAAAGCCTGCTGGATTTTAATCATATTGATACGCTGGAAGATATTTTCGACAAAATAAATGCCGTTACCGCCGAACAATTGCTGGAAATAGGCAACGAAATATTTGATAATGACAGGCTTATTACATTGAAGTTTGAGCCTAAGTAA
- the def gene encoding peptide deformylase, which translates to MKYPIIAYGDPVLRKKATAIEPDEYPHIKELVNNMFETMYGARGVGLAAPQIGMSMRLFVVDATPFDDDEPELQDFKKAFINATIIDETGEEWGFNEGCLSIPDIREDVYRKPVIRISYYDENWKHYEETFKGMAARIIQHEYDHIEGKLFTDKLSPLRKRLIEKKLNDISKGAVNVEYKMKFPAVKKGR; encoded by the coding sequence ATGAAGTACCCTATCATCGCTTACGGAGACCCTGTTTTAAGAAAGAAAGCAACAGCCATTGAGCCGGATGAATATCCACATATTAAAGAATTAGTTAATAACATGTTTGAAACTATGTACGGTGCCCGTGGCGTTGGCCTGGCAGCCCCGCAGATAGGCATGTCTATGCGTTTGTTTGTGGTTGATGCCACCCCGTTTGATGATGATGAACCCGAACTTCAAGACTTTAAGAAAGCATTTATAAACGCTACCATTATAGACGAAACCGGCGAAGAATGGGGCTTTAACGAAGGCTGCCTGAGTATCCCGGATATACGCGAAGATGTTTACCGTAAACCGGTAATTAGGATATCCTACTACGACGAAAACTGGAAACACTACGAAGAGACCTTTAAAGGCATGGCCGCCCGTATTATCCAGCACGAATATGACCACATTGAAGGTAAACTATTTACCGATAAACTGAGCCCGCTACGCAAACGCCTTATCGAAAAAAAATTGAACGATATTTCAAAAGGCGCTGTGAATGTTGAATATAAGATGAAATTTCCGGCTGTAAAAAAGGGGAGATAA
- the hpt gene encoding hypoxanthine phosphoribosyltransferase: protein MKIKIADLEFEPLINAETIEERVKAIGLQLNEDFKQSIPVFVGVLNGSFLFIADLIKQISIPCEISFTKLASYYGGTTSKLKIRDDIDLIVDIKGRDVLIIEDIVDTGNTVHYLIDKLKQRGPASIKVCSLLLKPAALQKKIDELKYVGFEIENEFVVGYGLDYKEMGRNLDAIYKKV, encoded by the coding sequence ATGAAAATCAAAATCGCAGACCTTGAGTTTGAGCCCCTTATTAATGCCGAAACGATTGAAGAACGTGTAAAAGCTATCGGCCTACAGTTAAATGAAGATTTCAAACAGAGTATTCCGGTATTTGTGGGAGTACTTAACGGAAGCTTCCTGTTTATAGCCGACCTGATAAAGCAAATTTCTATCCCCTGCGAAATCTCGTTCACAAAGCTGGCCTCCTATTATGGCGGAACTACCAGTAAACTGAAAATCCGCGACGATATTGATTTAATTGTGGATATAAAAGGCCGCGACGTGCTGATTATTGAGGATATTGTTGATACCGGAAACACCGTACATTACCTGATAGACAAATTGAAACAACGTGGTCCGGCTTCTATTAAAGTATGTTCATTGTTGTTAAAGCCTGCTGCCCTGCAAAAGAAAATCGACGAGCTAAAATATGTTGGTTTTGAAATTGAAAATGAATTTGTAGTGGGCTATGGGCTGGATTATAAAGAAATGGGCAGGAATTTGGATGCTATTTACAAGAAGGTATAG
- a CDS encoding NifU family protein: MSLLSQVEAALDTIRPYLEADGGNVSVEEITPEGVVKLKLLGSCGSCPMSIMTLKAGIEQAIKKAVPEITSVEALNLTDIDDPNAVLPENLR, translated from the coding sequence AAGCAGCTTTAGATACCATTCGTCCGTATCTGGAAGCTGATGGCGGGAATGTTTCAGTTGAAGAGATTACGCCCGAGGGTGTTGTTAAATTAAAATTATTGGGTTCGTGCGGTTCATGCCCTATGAGCATCATGACCCTTAAGGCTGGCATTGAGCAAGCCATAAAAAAAGCAGTGCCCGAAATTACCAGTGTTGAAGCATTAAACCTTACCGACATTGATGATCCGAATGCGGTGCTGCCAGAAAATTTAAGATAG